A genomic region of Sphingobacteriales bacterium contains the following coding sequences:
- a CDS encoding RNA polymerase sigma factor, with protein MSQYSDEEILQRFAQPATKEKAFTELVQKYQEKLYWHIRRMVLNHDDADDVLQNVFIKVWLNLENFRKDSKLYTWLYRVATNETLTFLQKRNNKSTISMEGEEHDLSVQLKADPYFEGDDVQIKLQKAIAALPDKQRQVFLMRYYDEMKYEDMSEILGTSVGALKASFHHAVKKIEKYILND; from the coding sequence ATGTCGCAATATTCAGACGAGGAAATATTACAACGTTTTGCGCAGCCTGCCACCAAAGAAAAAGCATTTACGGAATTGGTGCAAAAATATCAGGAAAAACTCTATTGGCATATTCGCCGAATGGTACTCAACCACGACGATGCCGATGATGTATTGCAAAATGTATTTATAAAAGTATGGTTGAATTTGGAAAATTTTCGGAAGGATTCCAAACTTTATACTTGGCTGTATCGCGTGGCTACCAACGAAACACTCACTTTTTTGCAAAAACGCAACAACAAATCCACCATTTCTATGGAGGGCGAAGAGCACGACCTTTCGGTACAACTCAAAGCCGACCCATACTTTGAAGGCGATGATGTACAAATAAAACTACAAAAAGCCATTGCCGCCTTGCCCGACAAACAACGGCAGGTATTTTTGATGCGATATTATGATGAAATGAAATACGAAGATATGTCGGAGATACTCGGCACTTCGGTAGGCGCACTCAAAGCATCATTTCATCATGCTGTCAAAAAAATAGAAAAATATATCCTCAACGATTAA
- a CDS encoding transketolase family protein, translated as MAYTIYGKADTRSGFGDGLYELGKENPNIVALCADLVGSLKMNKFIADFPERFFQCGIAEANMMSIAAGLTIGGKIPFTGTFANFSTGRVYDQIRQSIAYSDKNVKICASHAGLTLGEDGATHQILEDIALMKALPNMTVVVPCDYMQTKVATKAVAKWKGPCYLRFGRPVMPIFTTEDQDFTIGKAQVLQEGSDVSIIACGHLVWYSLQAAEILAAKNIRAEVINMHTIKPLDNTAILKTLKKTGCIVSAEEHQRNGGLGDSIAQLLALEAPAPMEMVAVNDSFGESGTPDELLQKYGLTAENIAAAAEKVMKRRKVK; from the coding sequence ATGGCATATACTATCTATGGCAAAGCCGATACGCGCAGTGGTTTTGGTGACGGACTTTATGAATTGGGAAAAGAAAATCCAAATATAGTGGCACTTTGCGCCGACTTGGTAGGCTCTTTGAAAATGAATAAATTTATTGCAGATTTTCCGGAAAGATTTTTTCAGTGCGGTATTGCCGAAGCTAATATGATGAGCATCGCCGCTGGCCTCACTATCGGCGGAAAAATTCCTTTTACCGGCACTTTTGCCAATTTTTCCACCGGTCGGGTATATGACCAAATTCGCCAAAGCATCGCCTACTCCGACAAAAACGTAAAAATATGTGCTTCGCACGCAGGGCTTACGCTGGGCGAAGACGGTGCTACTCACCAAATTTTGGAGGATATTGCGCTGATGAAAGCCCTGCCCAACATGACAGTGGTAGTGCCTTGCGATTATATGCAAACCAAAGTAGCCACCAAAGCAGTTGCCAAATGGAAAGGTCCCTGCTATTTGCGCTTTGGTCGTCCGGTGATGCCCATTTTTACCACCGAAGATCAGGATTTTACGATTGGCAAAGCTCAGGTATTGCAAGAGGGCAGCGATGTGAGCATCATTGCCTGCGGACACCTCGTGTGGTATAGCCTGCAAGCCGCCGAAATACTGGCAGCCAAAAATATCCGTGCCGAAGTAATCAATATGCACACAATTAAGCCTTTGGACAATACCGCCATACTCAAAACCCTCAAAAAAACCGGCTGCATCGTCAGTGCCGAAGAGCACCAGCGCAATGGCGGTTTGGGCGACAGTATCGCACAGTTGCTGGCATTGGAAGCACCCGCACCGATGGAGATGGTAGCCGTAAACGACAGTTTTGGCGAAAGCGGCACTCCCGACGAACTGCTCCAAAAATACGGACTTACTGCCGAAAACATTGCCGCCGCCGCCGAAAAAGTAATGAAACGCCGCAAAGTGAAATAA